In Nematostella vectensis chromosome 3, jaNemVect1.1, whole genome shotgun sequence, the genomic window TGCTACGAATTACTCGAGATTGTAAAAGGTTTCCAAATTAACACTTTTTATTTATGAACTTACCTAAATCTGAAATCATATGCTCCAAATaatgctgaaaaaaaaaaacttgttacaCTAAAAAACATACTGCAACGATAGGTTTCAGGGACACGAAACAAGAGAATTCTTGGAAACGACCGCACGGTTCACCTCCGGGCACgggaaacccggtaaggaggcctgggactaggcaaaacacagggaacccggtAATAaggcctgggactaggctaaACACAGGAAATCCGGTAATAaagcctgggactaggctaaAGCTATATTCTCTCCATAAAGAACTTACTTGAGTAAGGAGGGATGTGCTTTGTAGATACGCCATGGATTTCAACGCGCCACACAAGTCTTTATTGACGGTGTAGATAGCGCCAGCTCGAAATCCAGAAACGCACATATCCTGAAGTGAAAAGTAAACTTActgatagcttattttttgaaatctatatattttaatttctATCCCTTTTTAACGCCTGACCTTGCTGAATCCCCAAACCACATGCGTCCGTTCTGGGTCAGGAATCCTACAATATAAATcacaatcagcactaacagggggaggggtaatacAGTATAGCACTGACAGGGGGAGAGGTAGTATAGTATAGCACtaacagggggaggggtggtataTCATAGCActaaaagggggaggggtagtatAGTATGGCACtaacagggggaggggtagtatAGTATTTGACTGACAGGAGGAGGGGTAGTATAGAATGGCACtaacagggggaggggtagtatAGTATTTGACTGACAGGGGAGAGGGGTAGTATAGAATGGCACtaacagggggaggggtagtatAGTATTTGACTGACAGGGGAGAGGGGTAGTATGGTATAGCACTGACAGAGGAGAGGGGTGGTATAACATAGCACTAACAGGGAGGAGGGGTAGTACAGTATAGCACTGACAGGGGAGAGGGGTAGTATAGCATAGCACTGACAGGGGAGAGGGGTAGTATAGCATAGCACTGACAGAGGAGAGGGGTGGTATAACATAGCACTGACAGGGGAGAGGGGTAGTACAGTATGGCAACATGTTGTAACATTTGATTAACAAAAGGCACTATGATCCAAGGTTACGCAACAGGGTTATTAAAACCATCAGACCATGTGCTACAGACTGAAGGTTCACTCTTATGATATAAGTAATAATAACGCCAGTGTGAGAACGCATGCTCTGGAGGGAGAAGTACTAGCACCCAAGGGGATGCGTCTAGCTCACCCAATTGGATGCATCTAGCTCACCCAAGGGGATGTGTCTAGCTCACCCAAGGGGATGCGTCTAGCTCACCCAAGGGGATGCGTCTAGCTCACCCAAGGGGATGCGTCTAGCTCACCCAAGGGGATGCGTCTAGCTCACCCAAGGGGATGCGTCTAGCTCACCCAATGCGTCTAGCTCACCCAATGGGAATGCGTCTAACTCACCCAATGGGATGCGTCTAGCTCACCCAATGGGATTCGTCTAACTCAACCAATGGAGATGCGTCTAACTCACCCAATGGGATGCGTCTAGCTCACCCAATGGGATGAGTCTAGCTCACCCAATGGGATGCGTCTAGCTCACCCAAGGGGATGCGTCTAACTCACCCAATGGGGATGCATCTAGCTCACCCAATCGGATGCATCTAACTCACCCAATGGGATGCGTCTAGCTCACCCAATGGGATTCGTCTAACTCAACCAATGGAGATGCGTCTAACTCACCGAATGGGATTGGTCTAACTCACCCAATGGGATGCATCTAACTCACCCAATGGGATGCGTCTAACTCACCCAATGGGATGCGTCTAACTCACCCAATGGGATGCGTCTAACTCACCCAATGGGATGCGTCTAACTCACCCAATGGGGATGCGTCTAGCTCACCCAAGGGGATGCGTCTAGCTCACCCAATGGGATGCATCTAGCTCACCCAATGGGATGCGTCTAGCTCACACAATGGGAATGCGTCCTGCTCACCCAATGGGATTCGTCTAGCTCACCCGATGGGATGCGTCTAGCTCACCCAATGGGATGCGTCTAGCTCACCCTTGAAGACTGAGGACATTGGGCATCTTGTGACCTTCCTTGTAAACAGACAGTAGGTAAATCTCATCTACGATAACATGAAGTGAGTGCCTGTGGACATAAAAAATGGTACAGCATTCCACACACACCACCACAGGGGAGATGCCCTAAGGGGGgagggactctccagaaaagtagacagtggtgatcgtcacatctttttgggtataaaatttcgaaCAGctgccatcccttaggggggaGATATACTGGTCCCTGACTACATCTATTCTTGAAAACAGATGGCTCATGCATTACAACCTCCCAACATTCCTAACAGAGGCCCTTGAGCTGTACCCGAAAGAGGGCAGTTGGAATCATCAATGCCAGGAGACATTCTCAATGTGCAACATTTATGGCTTCAATAGACAAAAAGGTAACCAGCCTGGCAAACAGTCAGAGGTCGGCTGTTActcataaatatatataatattgccTAAGATCTAACAGCTCCTTTCGACCTTAGTAATAAAATGTAATACcaacatattttaaaatttggtaTTTGTCTTTTATGAAATGCTACCTGTAATTCAGCTTAAAGCTGCAAAAGGCAAGTAATAAACATATCATTTAAAATACAAGGCCCATACTTGTGAGCAAAGCTGAGACAATCCCTGACTTCCTTCTCACTGAATATGCTGCCAACAGGGTTGTATGGGTTACATAAGATAAAAGCACGGACCCTTTTGccctaaaaaaaatcagaaaacaAACTCAGATATGTAGAGACGCGCTTCAGTCTCCTCAAGTAGCTTGGGGGAAGACTACGctctagggagggggggggggggggaaatagacaaaattttatttaaaacttGTATGATATTGGGGAAGGAATACACGGCTTGGCAAATGAAGGGCGGGGTGGGGGGGTATGAAATATATGTTGTACATTTCTTAAGGGAGAGGGAAAGGGTCTGCTGCTTgcaaaattatatttattactTACAGGTACTTGATATTGGGGGAGGAATATAAGGTTTGATGAATGAGGGGCAGGGGGATATAAAAGACTTGTGGTACATTTCggaagggagagggggaagggaCTGCTTCTCACAATATTCTATTCTAACTTAGTTGATAGAGCATTTTCCATTAACCCATGAATTACACTTTAACATATTACCCTTTATTGCCATATAATCccattgttctcttttgtgttttcccGACTATTAAactttgactattacactttatttcacgggttaattAAAGCTACTCTATATTGGGGGAGGAATACGGCTTGGTGATGAGGGCCAGGGGGATATGAAATATACCGTATGTGGTACATTttagaaggggggaggggaaaggtTCTGGGATTCATGAATGCTACCTCTTTACAGGCTTGCTGGTATGCAGACTCCATTTTGGACATTGACAGCTCATAGGGCTTGCTCTCATCATTTGCAATCTTAAAAAAGCCAATAAAATATAGGCAAAATTGATTAGAAACGAACTTGCTTGTTTATACTAGCTCAATCACAACCTAACCCTAGGAGACAAGTTTGTAATGCCAAACAGCTAAAATCGATCTTGCTAATGATCACACCTGTTTGATTTAGCTTTTGAAAACCCAAAATTTGACATATGTATATGTACTAATTACACCATATTTACTGCATACCTCATTAGAGAGGTACACCGGCACTATATCCACGCCACCTCTTCGGCACAGATCATCCTTGAAGGCCCCATAGTAAGGAGCTGTGGTCATAAATGCATCTGAAACagaataatatattttatgtatatatGTTATGGGTGTCAGGAAAAGGGAATAAATAGTTTTCTTCTGTAAGCCTCCTCAACCAGATAAGGGCAAGGGGGTCTATCACCACTGGGTTCCAGTTCTTATTCCCGGCTCCAGTGTGAGTTCAGTTAGCTGGTTCTCACCTTTGCCCTGAAGGTTTATCTCTGGGTTCTCCATTTTACTGAGGCATCTTTTATGCCTTTGACTCAACCATGTTTTATCTGTGCTATTCAGCATAGCGGCTGTAAGGGGTGGTGATTAGCTTCCAAATTAAAGATTATCTATACAACTTGCTAGAACAAGTATATTATAatacaaatttattttttcttctcctTTTTTGTCCCatggacatgacggaaaaacctggaaaatgtgcaaaacacaatttcttacaataaCCATTGGTTCCTAGTATTCTGGACTGTTTTTCAAAACATGAATAACATGAGGCAGAAATAcccatacccagattttggctttttaatattattttttccttgatcattcTTTCCCTATGTATGGGCTCAGAGACGAAAAGcacaaatttcaatgacaatTTACAataagtcgcatcaatttgaaaacaaaaatattttgatattttgttttctattactcactaagtacttatacaaattttgattttttttttgctattactcactaaatATTTAGACAAATTTTCCTCCTTATTATTAGACGTTAAATGGGCTTATTTAACAAAGAGGTATACAGCAAAATACGGAAAATTCAATATCTAGGCACGATAGGGTTAaacgtcatgtcatgttttccATCATGTCTGTCCCATGTACATCAAGGAATCTTGGAAATATCAGGAAAAAATAGGAAAGTAAAGGAAAGGAAGCTGGGCCGACTTTATCCAGAATTGcagccataggctgaattTCCCTAGATTTGCATTACACAGGGTCCTTTTTGGACTGCTATACAAGGTGCACTGTGCTGCCACAGTTTACATGGACGAGAGAGTGTTAGTATGTTAATGCCCCTTTTGATTATGCAGCCAAGTACAGACAATGAAGATGGACTCTGCCATCTTCAGTGGTTCTTACAATGTTCCACAATAACAGGTTGgttagctgtttttttttttgcgagacaggACTGCAATTTAATGTAGTCATCCACGCCACGAGGGATACACAGTCCCCAATGTAGAGAGCCAGGTTTTTACACgtctgaaaaaatcccaagttgaccTGACCTGGGTTCATACTCGCTTGAGAAGCAAAGcctgtaccactgagctatcgcacaTTGTACCACattgtaccactgagctatcgcagcCTTGAACATTTTCTATAACTTGAATTGAATACCCACCTCCTCTTTCTGCCAGCAACATCCCAAGAGCTTCCACGACAGGACCACACCcattaaaaacaattatctgacaATTATTAATTCATATCAACATTAGGTAACTCACAATATTCCCATCACATTTCTATTGTTTATGGACACAAAAAGTTTTAGCACAACTGAttaagggaaagttcattaattatcccgaggggggggggggggggggtgaggattttgataaaagtgaGGGATAAAATTAGTTGACCCCCCATTCAGAaggaacaaaattttccatgccccccttacgcttcccccatattttcggtccccccccccccttccgaAAACCGAAGAAATAAGGAGCAGAGAAAGGAACGGCAATGGCAATGTTAAAGGAACACAagcaagagattagctgcaaACTGGTCAGAAAAGTGGAGGGTAAAGAATTCGCTGAGAAAAATGTTAATTAATAAAAGTAaaggcactcaatttctcaaagatGGGGCTAACTCCAGGTTGCAACCTGATGATGGTTGATGCTTTAGATGAcgtaaaagaagcaaaaaggcttATCCTTGAAAGAAAAGTGCAGCatgagaaaagagaaaagagagAGAGCGAGGGAGACAGCGAATCAGATATGGGCGAGGATTTTTATGATAGAAAATAAGCGCTTATAGcattaaaatgttttgtttatattttagatatggaacataagcacATAAAGAAGATGTATTaagggtgtatacaggtttgcattgcataaaaaaatgtggcttaatacgtatcctggactccaagattgtgcatgccaaataTCTGCCCACAAACCAAGACAAGTTAAGCCAAACTTCGTCAAACGATATAGTagagacaacacccaaaggAGTCAGTGACCCCCCTTTTAAAATCCAAACACTTTTGACGCCCCTCCTTTAAACCTCAGAAATTTctagagtcccccccccccacagtatcctcacgtcccccccccccttgggataataaatgaactttccctaagAAACACAGATGATTTAGAATTCATATGGAGGCATGTCAGCAACTAAGTATAGAGCCATCtccttaaaaataacattttgagTTAAATGTTTCATGCATGTTTTCCAATGAAATATCAGACTTACATTACAATCTTTGATTGGTTCTATTGGTTTCATAAAATGCTCCAGCATTTTGGCAATAGCCTTTTTCAGCCtaatggaaaaaaaagtattactTGCAGGAGGAGGCAATTTACAGTCACAAAAACATTTGCCGTCATCAGTTCAGTACCATGTCACTATGTGACATGGTACACATGAACTATTACACTTGCTATGCATTCTGGTTGGTGGAAAGAATCATTAAAGTAAAAGGTACCTAAAAGTGTTTTTTAAgcaaggaaaacaaaatgagTGAGAGGATAGGTTacatatcaagaagagaagcCCAGAAACTCTCTCGGCAACCCAAAATTGGGGACCAGTAAGCATAGATTTCATATTGTTTCTTcttaaaataaatcaatatgCTAACTATTTCACCTGGCCAACTCCTTTTTCACATGATTTCTTAGTCTTTTGAGTTAAATCAGTAATAAACACCATGTTTAAAGTGAAGTATTAATTCATACCTTACCCTGGAATGGCATGTTTTAAATAAGAAATTAATTCATACCTACCCTGGCAGGCGGCAGAAGGGGAGGGTCAGGGGGGGTGCCAGCCCCATTTTGAAAGAGCTTTTCTGAGCGAATGTTTCTTTATATctgaacgtttttttttaaccaaccGGTTTCAAGCGGTCCATATGCAACTGACAACAAAACTGACAACATTTTAAACTGACAACAGTTTAAAATACAGTGCATAAAAATTGAGGTTATCCCAagcgttcttataaatagcgCTTTAGAATTTTAAACCAgcacccatccctccccctgaaaccatcaaccacccctccctctaAAACCACTAcctaccccttccccccaactttcgccccccccttccccacctATGGGACCACTCCGCCGCCCCTGCCTGGAACACAATGTTTATGGTGAAGCATTAACTTATATCTTACCCTGGAACCCCATGAAAACTACCGTAGTGAGTTAACGACTCAGGAACAGCGGGAAGACTCTGCAGCTAAAATTAAGAGAGAAAATATTATTGTGTATGAACAGGAAGCCCCTTACTAAAATGACACAAACAGACCATATATGTTTATGATGCCCGTAGAATCCTTAAATGCCTCATACAATAGAAAAACACATCACCCTCAAGGTTTCCCACACAAATAGTACTGTATTTTCTTGAAATTCTGGCTGAATTAGTGATTGATGGTGCACACAAACAGACATCATTCCTGAACAGATGCAGTATGACTAGTGCATATTTTTGCTAGGCAACAGTGAAAGCATACTCTTTTAATAACATCGCATGGAAACAACAATAGGCAATTAGATAGTatttaaacaacaacaatattaTAAACAGCAGAATTCAATGTTTTTGGAATCTATAAGTTCCTTTCTTCCTCtgctatatattatataaaatattgaTTAACACTCAACTACACCTAAGAatcaggggagggggtaatcttctttttttcttacagggatatgtccctatacccaaacaggGGATGAGCGCTGCCCTGCTGTTGGGcgacaaataaaacacaatactcagcggcgtagccaggttttttaacaggagggggcccaaaagggattttcaaagcattttttcctgtatttatagataatgtctcatacatttactgtattttagcTGCTAAAAGAGGGGCTAGGCAACCCCCATGGCAATGCCCCTGATACTCACCTTCTCCTCTATTACATCAAACATCAATTTATTTTCGGATGTTCCCAAGTTTATGATaccctgaaaataaaaaaaacagggttTCTGTTATCATTGAATGGCTAAGCTGTTTGATCTAAGTGACTTATTCCACAATTTAAAAAGGCAGCTATTGGCGTTTTGGTCATTATACTTCTCTAAACAGAGGATCACCTGTGTCCAACTTGGTTGTCAATATTGAAcggttttattaaaatattctaaatgATATAAGTAACTTAATACTTTAGAAAATTTATTTACAGCACGAAGAGCAGTTTTGGCTTCCCGCGTGTTATAAATAAGCCGTAGGGTTTCGTTTCGCACCGTAAGCTCTCTCCATTTGCCGATTAAAGGCACAAGCTAACACATTTTTTATACCGGCCATAAGGATTAAATATAAGTTAAGTGAAgtgtatttgaaaaaaatcaattttataaACACATTGTTAAAGCGTGCTAAGGACTAATTTCTACATAAGCTAATTTGTACATAAGCTTACCGTAGGGTTTCGTTTCGCATCGTAAGCTCTCTTCATTTGCTGATTAAAGGCACAAGCtaacacatttttaaaatccttgaTTTCATGACCACGAGTCGAGAGAGTATCCATGGCTAACGAGATTTCGCTAGGGCTAGTTTTCACTTGATTGGAAGGCCTGGAGGCCACGGATGACTAGTTCAAATGGAACAGAAAGAGGACTAGGTTCTAGAGCAATTTTCTCTCCAAGACGGTACCAAACGACTCGAAATACGATTCATGATTCAAATACAACATTTAAATTGGGGAGGAACTTGAAAGTTTCTCAGCCCACTAATGGTCTTACCAAAAGTTAGTAGAGTATGGTGGTTAGGGATTAGGGAAGGGCCGCGACGTGCGAGGTTTTATAGGGTTCTGATTTTATGGCTTTTTCTCACGATGTGGGATTCCCCGGTGAACAGAGGTGAAGGAAAGGTGTTCTCTGGAAATGGTTCTTTCACCGGAGTAAAGCCTATTATATTTCAAATTAACAGTTGTCGGTTATCGCCATGGACCTATTTATCGAGGTTCGGGGGTACTCGGGTTTTCCGGTGAAAatttaatatattatttttttttctgaatcttCTATCGTTCTGTGGCCTGCTAGCGATTGGGGCACAAAGGGATACAAAAGAATCATAGAATTATATATTTTGCGCATTATTGTCTTCACTTATTTTCTCTCTCTTTGATTTTCCCTTACATATTTTTGCCGCGAAAATTATTATAGTCATGTACAAGGGCTCGCGCGTATTGcgtcttctttttttattatgtgcTGCCATGCAAAGTAAAAGAAAACCCAACTAAAAAGTTCCTCAAATACGGCAGACAACCTGTGTTTTGTGTTTTCCATTATTTTgttaaacaaggacccgcgGTATAAAATGTGCGGACCAGGTCAAAGTCATCATCCCACTAGACCAGGTCAAGTGCAGAGCTTCGAAAAGTTTGAAAAAGCAGAACCCCGTAGATTAACTTTGATCATTTCGAAGTTGAGAATAATTAACCGAACACACAAGGCAACAACGACGAGCCTCTTGGAAATTGCGACAAAAATTGCGTTTGagaataaaattcaaaagCATCGCGCGCTCTCTGCTCTCGAAATGACGCTATTCGGCGCGCGCATGCAAATAACGAAACCTGAAAACGTTTTTGCTTCAAAATCTTTCCAGTCTCTATTTCTTTTCTGTCCAGTCACCAGGAAAGATTGAaaattttgttgtctttgcTCTATTGATGTTAATCCAAATTTGATAGCTTGTTGAATAGAATTCAAATGGTGGGAAACAAGCTATAAAAgtcctttaaaagaaaaagtcgacaacaggTTTATAACCTGAAAAAGGCAgttattggcctgccgaaatatcgttctaaaaacataaatctacgttgttgtcgactttttcttttgaacGTTTTATTAAGTCTTTCATTACCATTACGCCCTtggacgcctgtaaaatataggcccaactccaaaacgtcagaaatgcaaactaaacatcaccagacctggatactcatagattcctctaaggcatagacgaccttcgaaagtgcatctaagcaatgtaatagaattgactcttttgtcaaaatatcaaccttgattttTTACCAATtcataaacaaatgcttaaactcagatacatttcttaccaaaaaagacacaaaattccgaactacaaatagagacaagcaaacacagatcaagtcacaaatagatacctttgttgtgctccgtcaggtcccattttacagcaatcagtcacaataatcaatgctagaacctccatattTAGCCTATTttacatgcctgcactgcatcatgggagtcttggaaacaccttgacagacaggcgggcaatctcctcccccagaatcataaccgtttttttaagtctctttgcaccgaagccaaacaaaacatttccaggtccaaggaacccagaataagcctgaaaacaatttttgaataaagttgtgtagcaaagatggcccacattggagagtatgaggccattcactaggaaattcctttctcacttggtgaagcccagacaaggaattatcccattgaaccagcctcagcgtgcaaacatccaaaagcacagcattaattatgcccaaatagacaTTATGATGTCCCAAGGCACtatccagatgtgaaaaagctgtaatttttaagcaaattacaagcaaaactgttgtaagcaacaggctgtagcagtgccgtcgctagatagaaaaggcaccgcagtgcattgttggaaacttcaaggcataccgtcttgggtcagcggtagcttaacttaactggtagtgttggactttaAATAGGTGGGGAGgtttttgttttcagtctgtttttcttacaattttgctcaaaaatACACAGAAGTGAAAGGGttaattaatcaactgtcgacACAGACCACAtggtccgacgcacaccagcagatagaggctgttcggtggtttcttcctacgtttttataaaagtaCGTTGCACAGCTAAAGCCAATTTCTAAAAAGCCGACCAACGGACTTTGAGAAATTTTATGGGTACCGCGTAGTTCAATATCGGACATTTTGAGGGAGGGGGTAGCACACGACATATTTAGATTTCGGACAGTTTGTGCGCGCTATTAAATATCGAACAGTTTGTGGGGGAGGTAGCGCGCGGTTTAATATCGGACAGTTTGTGGGGGAGGTAGCGCGCGGTTTAATATCGGGCAGTTTGTGGGGGAGGTTAGCGCGAGGCTTATACAGATTTCGGACAGTTTCTGGGAGGGGTAGCGCGCGGTTTAATATCGAACAGTTTGTGGGGGAGGTTAGCGCGAGGTTTATGCAGATTTCGGACAGTTTTTGGGAGGGGTAGCGCGCGGTTTAATATCGGACAGTTTGTGGGGGAGGTTAGCGCGAGGTTTATGCAGATTTCGGGCAGTTTTTGGGAGGGGGTAGCGCGCGGTTTAATATCGGACAGTTTGTGGGGGAGGTTAGCGCTAGGTTTATGCAGATTTCTGGCAGTTTTTGGGAGGGGGTAGCGCGCGGTTTAATATCGGACAGTTTGTGGGGGAGGTTAGCGCGGGGTTTATGCAGATTTCGGGCAGTTTCTGGGAGGGGGTAGCTGCGGTTTATAAAAGATTTcggacagtttttttttctaattttaaaattatctaaaatagaggaatataaaaaggattttgccaaattaagatgttagtttaaaaaaacacagcgAATTTAAGCTAATTATGTGACAtcagcatccgccatcttggatccgccatcttgcatttaatgaaagttatttattttaatcaataaaaactgggTGGCAAAATCTgaagctttttgacaatatttaatcttcgtttcaagttttattaatgatttcaggtggatatgaatgttttttttgctatttc contains:
- the LOC5513258 gene encoding 1-aminocyclopropane-1-carboxylate synthase-like protein 1 isoform X1, producing the protein MDTLSTRGHEIKDFKNVLACAFNQQMKRAYDAKRNPTGIINLGTSENKLMFDVIEEKLQSLPAVPESLTHYGSFHGVPGLKKAIAKMLEHFMKPIEPIKDCNIIVFNGCGPVVEALGMLLAERGDAFMTTAPYYGAFKDDLCRRGGVDIVPVYLSNEIANDESKPYELSMSKMESAYQQACKEGKRVRAFILCNPYNPVGSIFSEKEVRDCLSFAHKHSLHVIVDEIYLLSVYKEGHKMPNVLSLQGIPDPERTHVVWGFSKDMCVSGFRAGAIYTVNKDLCGALKSMAYLQSTSLLTQHYLEHMISDLDWLDHVFLPTNQRRLQECSNIVCDALRSVDVPYVDGIAGLFIWADFRKLLLSPTFEEEWEIFNEFMNYKLYITPGQAFYYNEPGWFRIIFATRPSILQLGMERLKSCVNHLRQRADLQKLSIA
- the LOC5513258 gene encoding 1-aminocyclopropane-1-carboxylate synthase-like protein 1 isoform X2, which encodes MERAYGAKRNPTGIINLGTSENKLMFDVIEEKLQSLPAVPESLTHYGSFHGVPGLKKAIAKMLEHFMKPIEPIKDCNIIVFNGCGPVVEALGMLLAERGDAFMTTAPYYGAFKDDLCRRGGVDIVPVYLSNEIANDESKPYELSMSKMESAYQQACKEGKRVRAFILCNPYNPVGSIFSEKEVRDCLSFAHKHSLHVIVDEIYLLSVYKEGHKMPNVLSLQGIPDPERTHVVWGFSKDMCVSGFRAGAIYTVNKDLCGALKSMAYLQSTSLLTQHYLEHMISDLDWLDHVFLPTNQRRLQECSNIVCDALRSVDVPYVDGIAGLFIWADFRKLLLSPTFEEEWEIFNEFMNYKLYITPGQAFYYNEPGWFRIIFATRPSILQLGMERLKSCVNHLRQRADLQKLSIA